The following are encoded in a window of Vespula pensylvanica isolate Volc-1 chromosome 2, ASM1446617v1, whole genome shotgun sequence genomic DNA:
- the LOC122637895 gene encoding glutaredoxin-3 has product MGDRMTVTVLNTTPEYVEFIKSKDLSVIHFFAPWAEQCKQINDVLEEMISLTEYKKVKFAMIEAENLPEVSLKAGIAAVPTVLLYKDEEIIDRIDGVNPALLIEKVKKHLTTQDSARAEVVSPKDTLEARLKKLINHAPCMLFMKGNREHPRCGFSRTMVALLDSHRTDYQTFDILQDNAVREGLKKFSNWPTYPQLYINGELIGGLDIVKEMSDSGDLDSMLPKKSVSQDRS; this is encoded by the exons atgggTGACAGGATGACTGTCACCGTTTTAAATACGACACCGGAATACGTTGAATTCATCAA GTCCAAAGATCTATCTGTTATTCACTTTTTTGCACCATGGGCAGAACAGtgcaaacaaataaacgaCGTTCTAGAAGAAATGATATCATTGACAGAGTACAAAAAGGTCAAGTTTGCGATGATAGAGGCAGAGAATTTACCTGAAGTTTCTTTAAAAGCTGGCATCGCCGCCGTACCAAcagttttattatacaaagatgaagaaataatagatagaATCGACGGAGTTAATCCTGCGTTGTTGatcgaaaaagtaaaaaaacatttaaccACCCAAGACTCGGCTCGTGCCGAAGTAGTATCGCCAAAGGATACTCTAGAAGCCAGATTAAAGAAACTTATAAATCATGCACCTTGTATGCTCTTCATGAAAGGAAATCGTGAACATCCACGCTGCGGTTTTTCAAGAACTATGGTCGCTCTCCTCGATTCTCATAGAACGGATTATCAGACGTTCGATATACTCCAAGATAACGCAGTCAGAGAAGGTTTGAAGAAGTTTAGCAATTGGCCGACTTATCCGCAGTTGTATATTAATGGCGAACTTATCGGTGGATTAGACATCGTAAAAGAAATGAGTGATTCGGGTGACCTAGACAGTATGTTACCTAAAAAGAGTGTCTCCCAAGATAG AAGTTAA
- the LOC122637887 gene encoding uncharacterized protein LOC122637887 isoform X1 produces the protein MSKKLSRSDALENISTWSTNDVLCLLRKNGLEECCTAVSKRQIDGDELLHLTEGKLALWKSDLTRSLIWELRTLVEKIKKFPEKFIQEKSVETEQNEDHMSDTSSWDTDFEDEIPEDNPAFTDTRNIDVDQINSNYENDHTILKKTKNVNADAQVDDNTKRQDEETTYANFESTLDAKTVYANHQDSVTNLPPKNVSRLHGTIEKTLAEQLKEQLQLRNSKKPVLRPKPELISKRLANVSTIYKQPQKSFLHDESKTKTRPPNDVQRRMAVPPPPAPKKNVDQSFSKIGKNDKDASKPSISIRNLDLIANLPTRQDESEDEYEKFDEQIIEQNQKSIISRIDSKQSLTCGPQSSVESVYQPSSTTSCEEEEEPYEIYESITETPEDNDNYLSPIQKPPNSGNTLPPPLPIKLPSTPPPTLHRTKPNNANERSPDKKSATLPHSGSSTSLLSERATRPLPPPPDRLSYVDKPWFHNITREQAIALITEQGTYGNSQDGYFLLRPSTTNVNSPLALVLWCRDRVYNIPVRKRSDNRYALGSVKVNETSFSSVEEIVTCYMKEELVLYTGGVQTGSTKLTGTPLK, from the exons ATGTCCAAGAAATTGTCTCGAAGCGACGCCCTCGAAAACATATCTACATGGAGTACAAACGACGTCTTGTGTCTGCTACGGAAG AATGGCCTGGAAGAATGCTGTACGGCAGTTTCGAAACGGCAAATCGACGGTGACGAGTTGTTG CACTTGACTGAGGGGAAGTTGGCTCTATGGAAGAGTGACCTCACCCGTTCTTTGATATG GGAACTTCGTACGCTCGttgaaaaaatcaagaaattcCCGGAGAAATTTATACAGGAGAAAAGTGTTGAAACGGAACAGAACGAGGATCACATGAGCGATACCAGTTCCTGGGATACGGATTTCGAAGACGAGATACCGGAAGACAATCCTGCTTTTACCGATACGAGAAACATCGATGTCGatcaaataaattcgaattacGAAAACGATCATACTATtttgaaaaagacgaaaaacgTGAACGCGGACGCGCAAGTAGACGACAATACGAAAAGACAAGACGAGGAGACGACTTATGCGAATTTCGAATCGACCTTAGATGCGAAAACGGTTTACGCTAATCATCAAGACAGCGTGACGAATCTACCGCCAAAAAATGTTTCGAGATTGCATGGAACGATAGAGAAAACTTTGGCCGAGCAATTGAAGGAACAATTGCAATTGAGGAATTCGAAGAAACCTGTGCTCAGACCAAAACCAGAATTAATTTCCAAGAGGCTTGCAAACGTTTCTACGATTTACAAACAACCGCAAAAGTCATTTTTACACGATGAATCTAAGACGAAGACGAGGCCACCGAACGATGTACAAA gaaGAATGGCTGTTCCACCTCCACCGGCACCTAAGAAAAACGTCGATCAAAGTTTTTCCAAGATAGGAAAAAACGACAAGGACGCGTCGAAGCCGTCCATTTCGATTAGAAATTTGGATCTCATTGCGAATCTACCGACTCGGCAGGATGAAAGCGAGGATGAATACGAAAAATTCGACGAGCAAATCATAGAACAAAATCAAAAGTCGATTATCTCTAGAATCGACAGCAAACAGTCATTGACCTGCGGTCCTCAAAGTTCCGTAGAGAGCGTTTATCAACCGTCCAGTACGACCAGCtgcgaggaggaggaagagccCTATGAAATTTACGAATCTATTACGGAAACG ccTGAAGacaacgataattatttaagcCCCATTCAAAAACCACCGAACAGTGGAAACACTCTACCGCCGCCGTTACCCATTAAGCTGCCTTCAACTCCGCCTCCGACGTTGCATCGAACGAAACCGAACAATGCAAATG AGCGTTCACCGGACAAAAAGTCAGCGACGCTACCACATTCTGGTAGTAGTACTTCGTTGTTAAGCGAGAGAGCCACGAGACCATTACCACCACCGCCAGACCGATTATCTTACGTTGACAAACCTTGGTTTCATAATATTACACGAGAACAAGCCATAGCGCTGATTACAGAAC AAGGTACTTACGGCAATTCACAAGATGGATATTTTCTCTTGAGACCTTCCACAACAAACGTGAACAGTCCATTAGCTCTGGTGCTTTGGTGCAGGGATAGAGTTTACAATATTCCGGTTAGAAAGAGATCTGACAATAG GTATGCCTTGGGATCCGTGAAAGTAAACGAAACGTCGTTCTCTAGCGTCGAAGAAATCGTAACGTGttatatgaaagaagaatTGGTCCTTTATACGGGCGGTGTACAAACGGGAAGTACGAAATTAACCGGTACACCgctgaaatga
- the LOC122637887 gene encoding uncharacterized protein LOC122637887 isoform X2, whose amino-acid sequence MSDTSSWDTDFEDEIPEDNPAFTDTRNIDVDQINSNYENDHTILKKTKNVNADAQVDDNTKRQDEETTYANFESTLDAKTVYANHQDSVTNLPPKNVSRLHGTIEKTLAEQLKEQLQLRNSKKPVLRPKPELISKRLANVSTIYKQPQKSFLHDESKTKTRPPNDVQRRMAVPPPPAPKKNVDQSFSKIGKNDKDASKPSISIRNLDLIANLPTRQDESEDEYEKFDEQIIEQNQKSIISRIDSKQSLTCGPQSSVESVYQPSSTTSCEEEEEPYEIYESITETPEDNDNYLSPIQKPPNSGNTLPPPLPIKLPSTPPPTLHRTKPNNANERSPDKKSATLPHSGSSTSLLSERATRPLPPPPDRLSYVDKPWFHNITREQAIALITEQGTYGNSQDGYFLLRPSTTNVNSPLALVLWCRDRVYNIPVRKRSDNRYALGSVKVNETSFSSVEEIVTCYMKEELVLYTGGVQTGSTKLTGTPLK is encoded by the exons ATGAGCGATACCAGTTCCTGGGATACGGATTTCGAAGACGAGATACCGGAAGACAATCCTGCTTTTACCGATACGAGAAACATCGATGTCGatcaaataaattcgaattacGAAAACGATCATACTATtttgaaaaagacgaaaaacgTGAACGCGGACGCGCAAGTAGACGACAATACGAAAAGACAAGACGAGGAGACGACTTATGCGAATTTCGAATCGACCTTAGATGCGAAAACGGTTTACGCTAATCATCAAGACAGCGTGACGAATCTACCGCCAAAAAATGTTTCGAGATTGCATGGAACGATAGAGAAAACTTTGGCCGAGCAATTGAAGGAACAATTGCAATTGAGGAATTCGAAGAAACCTGTGCTCAGACCAAAACCAGAATTAATTTCCAAGAGGCTTGCAAACGTTTCTACGATTTACAAACAACCGCAAAAGTCATTTTTACACGATGAATCTAAGACGAAGACGAGGCCACCGAACGATGTACAAA gaaGAATGGCTGTTCCACCTCCACCGGCACCTAAGAAAAACGTCGATCAAAGTTTTTCCAAGATAGGAAAAAACGACAAGGACGCGTCGAAGCCGTCCATTTCGATTAGAAATTTGGATCTCATTGCGAATCTACCGACTCGGCAGGATGAAAGCGAGGATGAATACGAAAAATTCGACGAGCAAATCATAGAACAAAATCAAAAGTCGATTATCTCTAGAATCGACAGCAAACAGTCATTGACCTGCGGTCCTCAAAGTTCCGTAGAGAGCGTTTATCAACCGTCCAGTACGACCAGCtgcgaggaggaggaagagccCTATGAAATTTACGAATCTATTACGGAAACG ccTGAAGacaacgataattatttaagcCCCATTCAAAAACCACCGAACAGTGGAAACACTCTACCGCCGCCGTTACCCATTAAGCTGCCTTCAACTCCGCCTCCGACGTTGCATCGAACGAAACCGAACAATGCAAATG AGCGTTCACCGGACAAAAAGTCAGCGACGCTACCACATTCTGGTAGTAGTACTTCGTTGTTAAGCGAGAGAGCCACGAGACCATTACCACCACCGCCAGACCGATTATCTTACGTTGACAAACCTTGGTTTCATAATATTACACGAGAACAAGCCATAGCGCTGATTACAGAAC AAGGTACTTACGGCAATTCACAAGATGGATATTTTCTCTTGAGACCTTCCACAACAAACGTGAACAGTCCATTAGCTCTGGTGCTTTGGTGCAGGGATAGAGTTTACAATATTCCGGTTAGAAAGAGATCTGACAATAG GTATGCCTTGGGATCCGTGAAAGTAAACGAAACGTCGTTCTCTAGCGTCGAAGAAATCGTAACGTGttatatgaaagaagaatTGGTCCTTTATACGGGCGGTGTACAAACGGGAAGTACGAAATTAACCGGTACACCgctgaaatga
- the LOC122637885 gene encoding uncharacterized protein LOC122637885 yields the protein MEDEQPAREANKICGVCGDRALGYNFNAVSCESCKAFFRRNALKNKDFRCPFTENCSITPVTRRFCQKCRLDKCFSIGMRKEYIMSEEDKVLKRQKIEQNRAKKRPQSDNVKASKIKKDCVEDCTFEDTAMSVNSVASTVSDTYFWESDKKYADLDAGRQNPMENMSPVTAASVPSPSSPPESGNITGSKTLDMLKESYSTKCNFVKYELISQYEEPNTDADSRRITSHSPIQGRTRFTEFDLASQSAGNDKNMSINSRKFDQNLLEFDSNFGNSSNQSPRYTHEYEDSTTSYCKYEQSPESGPSTFIDCTSNVEATQLNLSPISHTNVQTFTEETTACQRPKEMCPKGNDLVNKFTQNPGLVMKFVNNPHLVAKIFQDRNLILKIMTDPVMVNRLAADPQISQFFKENSIDNNDADPMDRLSSRPEEDTMEEHVSVATSKQQYKGKQSHVENPILTDLITYKNTENYRNKDTDPSMNKTTADVTKDVLQDVQRIPIAANSIESILCEAIKLEFSAYSALGGNQSTRELNDAERAKLNELIVANKALLAPLDDDITNLVGEECKFKGSFGQSDPMLLDVINLTAIAIRRLIKMSKKMNAFKNMCQEDQLALLKGGCTEMMILRSALNYDPDKDMWKIPHSQERMSNIKVDVLKEAKGNLYAEHAKFVRTFDPRWRDENIILILSAIALFTPDRPKVVHSDVIKLEQNSYYYLLRRYLESVYPGCEAKSTFLKLIQKISELHRLNDEVVNVYLNVNPSSVEPLLIEIFDLKH from the exons ATGGAAGATGAACAACCGGCGAGAGAAGCCAACAAGATATGCGGTGTTTGCGGCGATCGCGCCTTGGGATACAATTTCAACGCGGTCTCCTGTGAAAGTTGTAAGGCCTTCTTCAGGAGAAACGCTCTTAAAAATAAG gATTTCCGGTGTCCTTTTACAGAAAACTGTAGCATCACCCCAGTGACTAGACGCTTTTGTCAAAAATGCCGCTTGGATAAGTGTTTCAGTATCGGTATGCGTAAGGAATACATCATGTCCGAAGAAGACAAGGTTTTGAAGCGTCAGAAGATCGAACAGAATCGCGCAAAGAAGCGGCCTCAGTCGGATAACGTTAAAGCGTCCAAAATTAAGAAGGATTGCGTGGAAGATTGTACCTTCGAGGATACGGCAATGTCGGTGAATTCAGTCGCATCTACCGTATCAGATACGTACTTTTGGGAGTCGGATAAAAAGTACGCGGATTTGGACGCAGGTAGGCAAAATCCTATGGAGAATATGAGCCCGGTTACTGCGGCTAGCGTTCCAAGTCCATCCAGCCCTCCGGAGAGTGGGAACATAACAGGATCTAAAACTTTAGATATGCTAAAAGAGTCTTATAGTACTAAatgtaattttgttaaatacgaGCTAATCTCGCAGTACGAAGAACCTAACACCGACGCAGACTCCAGAAGAATTACATCTCATTCGCCGATACAAGGTCGAACGAGGTTTACTGAATTTGATCTTGCATCGCAGTCTGCAGGAAATGACAAAAATATGTCTATAAATTCACGAAAATTTGACCAAAATTTGTTAGAATTTGATTCTAATTTTGGTAATTCGAGCAATCAATCGCCACGCTATACGCACGAGTACGAAGACAGTACGACGAGTTATTGCAAGTACGAACAGAGCCCCGAAAGTGGTCCCTCCACCTTCATCGACTGCACTTCGAATGTGGAAGCTACGCAATTGAATTTAAGTCCCATTTCTCATACCAATGTACAAACCTTTACCGAAGAAACTACAGCGTGTCAGAGGCCGAAAGAAATGTGTCCCAAAGGGAACGATTTAGTTAATAAATTTACGCAAAATCCAGGACTGGTTATGAAATTTGTCAACAATCCGCATCTAGttgcaaaaatatttcaagatcgaaatttaattttgaagaTTATGACGGATCCGGTAATGGTTAATAGATTAGCGGCGGATCCGCAAATCtcacaattttttaaagagaatagTATCGATAATAACGATGCAGATCCTATGGATCGTTTAAGTTCTCGACCAGAGGAAGACACGATGGAAGAGCACGTTTCTGTTGCTACGAGTAAACAGCAATACAAGGGCAAACAAAGTCACGTGGAAAATCCCATCTTGACGGATCTgataacgtataaaaatactgaaaattatagaaataaagatacaGATCCGAGTATGAATAAAACGACAGCCGACGTTACTAAAGATGTACTTCAAGACGTTCAAAG aaTACCAATTGCTGccaattcgatcgaatcgatattgTGTGAAGCTATTAAATTGGAATTTTCAGCATATTCTGCTCTTGGTGGGAATCAAAGCACCAGAGAACTAAACGATGCTGAAAGAGCTAAGCTAAATGAATTAATAGTAGCTAATAAAGCGCTATTAGCTCCATTAGATGATGATATAACAAACTTAGTTGGAGAAGAATGCAAATTTAAA GGAAGTTTCGGACAATCCGATCCTATGCTGTTGGATGTTATCAATTTAACGGCTATAGCAATACGACGTCTTATAAAAATGTCCAAAAAGATGAatgcttttaaaaatatgtgcCAGGAAGACCAATTAGCTCTTTTGAAAGGAGGATGTACAGAAATGATGATTCTAAGATCGGCACTTAATTACGATCCAGATAAAGATATGTGGAAAATACCTCATAGCCAAGAAAGAATGTCAAATATAAAGGTTGACGTTTTAAAGGAAGCGAAAGGTAATTTGTATGCCGAACATGCGAAATTTGTTAGAACGTTCGATCCACGATGGagagatgaaaatataattttaattctaagCGCAATTGCTCTGTTCACACCCGATAGACCAAAAGTTGTACACAGCGATGTTATTAAGTTGGAGCAA AATTCGTACTATTACCTTCTGAGACGATACTTGGAAAGCGTTTATCCAGGTTGTGAAGCTAAGTccacttttttaaaattaattcaaaagatTTCTGAACTCCATAGATTGAATGACGAGGTTGTCAacgtttatttaaatgtaaatccATCTAGCGTAGAGCCATTActtatagaaatattcgacTTAAAGCACTGA
- the LOC122637893 gene encoding N-acetyl-D-glucosamine kinase isoform X2, with product MDDMDEEIGEKLPKEGAEEVSPEIKIGGIEGGGTYSTLVILNRKGEKLIEVKGPGTNHWVLGMEETAARINSMIEHSKELLNIPKTIPLDCVGLSLSGCEEETTNNLLTSTLLNEYPDAAKDYFVSSDTLGSLRTGLENGGIVLIAGTGSNALLINPDGKTHGCGGWGYMMGDEGSAYWIAHRACKYVFDDIDDLAKSPHPISYIWPAMRDFFQVKDRTDMLPYLYSNFDKSKFSMFAKEIALGCEKNDPLCLAIFEENGRLLARHIVALFKKAHNDLKLCYGGLQVICVGSVWKSWKFMMEGFMDEIHSGLVIDELSLLNLTATSALGSAYLAAEKINCPFVKPYKENVQVFFHYKRDNYGKIENERQSQITQCVRNDRNENIELLKNVC from the exons ATGGATGATATGGACGAAGAAATTGGAGAAAAACTACCCAAAGAAGGAGCCGAGGAAGTTTCTCCAGAAATTAAAATCGGTGGTATAGAGGG AGGAGGTACGTATTCGACGCTTGTAATACTCAATCGCAAAGgagaaaaattgatagaaGTTAAGGGCCCCGGCACCAATCATTGG GTTCTGGGGATGGAGGAAACGGCCGCTAGGATTAACTCGATGATCGAACATAGCAAAGAATTGTTAAACATACCCAAAACGATTCCCTTGGACTGCGTG GGTCTGAGCTTGAGCGGTTGCGAGGAAGAGACTACCAATAATCTTCTAACTAGTACGCTTCTAAACGAATATCCAGATGCTGCTAAAGATTATTTCGTTAGTTCCGACACGCTGGGTAGTCTCAGAACTGGTTTGGAAAACGGTGGGATCGTACTGATCGCTGGAACGGGAAGCAATGCTCTACTGATCAATCCGGATGGGAAAACTCACGGATGCGGTGGATGGGGTTATATGATGGGAGACGAAGGCAGCG CATATTGGATCGCGCACCGAGCCTGCAAATACGTTTTCGACGACATTGACGACCTAGCGAAATCTCCTCATCCCATTTCTTATATCTGGCCGGCGATGAGAGACTTTTTCCAAGTGAAAGACAGAACAGACATGTTACCGTATTTGTATTCGAATTTCGACAAGAGTAAATTCTCTATGTTCGCTAAAGAAATCGCGTTGGGTTGCGAGAAAAATGATCCTCTTTGCCTTGCCATCTTCGAAGAGAACGGTCGACTTCTCGCTCGGCACATTGTGGCGCTTTTCAAGAAAGCTCATAAC GATCTTAAACTATGTTATGGCGGTCTTCAAGTGATATGCGTCGGATCCGTTTGGAAATCGTGGAAATTCATGATGGAGGGTTTCATGGACGAGATTCACAGTGGATTGGTCATCGATGAACTTAGTCTTCTCAATTTAACGGCCACGTCCGCTTTGGGATCGGCCTATCTAGCTgctgaaaaaattaattgcccTTTCGTTAAGCCTTACAAAGAAAACGTGCAAGTCTTTTTCCATTATAAGCGCGATAATTATggtaaaattgaaaatgaacgACAAAGTCAAATAACACAATGCGTaagaaacgatagaaatgaaaatattgaactacttaaaaatgtttgttag
- the LOC122637893 gene encoding N-acetyl-D-glucosamine kinase isoform X1: MAGKRKGKKGKKGKKESRIIDEYQLRRDLRGKAMDDMDEEIGEKLPKEGAEEVSPEIKIGGIEGGGTYSTLVILNRKGEKLIEVKGPGTNHWVLGMEETAARINSMIEHSKELLNIPKTIPLDCVGLSLSGCEEETTNNLLTSTLLNEYPDAAKDYFVSSDTLGSLRTGLENGGIVLIAGTGSNALLINPDGKTHGCGGWGYMMGDEGSAYWIAHRACKYVFDDIDDLAKSPHPISYIWPAMRDFFQVKDRTDMLPYLYSNFDKSKFSMFAKEIALGCEKNDPLCLAIFEENGRLLARHIVALFKKAHNDLKLCYGGLQVICVGSVWKSWKFMMEGFMDEIHSGLVIDELSLLNLTATSALGSAYLAAEKINCPFVKPYKENVQVFFHYKRDNYGKIENERQSQITQCVRNDRNENIELLKNVC; this comes from the exons ATGgcaggaaaaaggaaaggtaaaaagggcaagaaaggaaagaaagaatcgagaaTAATCGACGAGTATCAACTCCGTCGCGATTTAAGAGGGAAAGCGATGGATGATATGGACGAAGAAATTGGAGAAAAACTACCCAAAGAAGGAGCCGAGGAAGTTTCTCCAGAAATTAAAATCGGTGGTATAGAGGG AGGAGGTACGTATTCGACGCTTGTAATACTCAATCGCAAAGgagaaaaattgatagaaGTTAAGGGCCCCGGCACCAATCATTGG GTTCTGGGGATGGAGGAAACGGCCGCTAGGATTAACTCGATGATCGAACATAGCAAAGAATTGTTAAACATACCCAAAACGATTCCCTTGGACTGCGTG GGTCTGAGCTTGAGCGGTTGCGAGGAAGAGACTACCAATAATCTTCTAACTAGTACGCTTCTAAACGAATATCCAGATGCTGCTAAAGATTATTTCGTTAGTTCCGACACGCTGGGTAGTCTCAGAACTGGTTTGGAAAACGGTGGGATCGTACTGATCGCTGGAACGGGAAGCAATGCTCTACTGATCAATCCGGATGGGAAAACTCACGGATGCGGTGGATGGGGTTATATGATGGGAGACGAAGGCAGCG CATATTGGATCGCGCACCGAGCCTGCAAATACGTTTTCGACGACATTGACGACCTAGCGAAATCTCCTCATCCCATTTCTTATATCTGGCCGGCGATGAGAGACTTTTTCCAAGTGAAAGACAGAACAGACATGTTACCGTATTTGTATTCGAATTTCGACAAGAGTAAATTCTCTATGTTCGCTAAAGAAATCGCGTTGGGTTGCGAGAAAAATGATCCTCTTTGCCTTGCCATCTTCGAAGAGAACGGTCGACTTCTCGCTCGGCACATTGTGGCGCTTTTCAAGAAAGCTCATAAC GATCTTAAACTATGTTATGGCGGTCTTCAAGTGATATGCGTCGGATCCGTTTGGAAATCGTGGAAATTCATGATGGAGGGTTTCATGGACGAGATTCACAGTGGATTGGTCATCGATGAACTTAGTCTTCTCAATTTAACGGCCACGTCCGCTTTGGGATCGGCCTATCTAGCTgctgaaaaaattaattgcccTTTCGTTAAGCCTTACAAAGAAAACGTGCAAGTCTTTTTCCATTATAAGCGCGATAATTATggtaaaattgaaaatgaacgACAAAGTCAAATAACACAATGCGTaagaaacgatagaaatgaaaatattgaactacttaaaaatgtttgttag